Proteins from one Lachnospiraceae bacterium genomic window:
- a CDS encoding HAD family hydrolase: protein MNQQTLYVSDLDGTLLRKNERTSAYTNEVINRMTKQGMLFSYATARSIVTAKKVTAGLEAKIPLIVYNGAFIIDNQTGELLAANYFEDSVKALIKDLMGHDVYPIVYAMLEGAERFSYWEEKCSRGMLDFIATRNDSRKRPVRSEEELGAGRCFYISCIESEAKLKPLYEKYQEQYHCVYHKDIYSGEQWLEIMPKQTTKAHAICQLKRLLNCSRVVAFGDGINDREMFQIADESYAVANAAEALKQLATGVIGSNEDDGVAHWLEENA from the coding sequence ATGAATCAGCAAACGCTATATGTATCAGACCTGGACGGGACGCTGCTGCGAAAAAATGAGCGCACCTCTGCTTATACTAATGAGGTGATCAATCGTATGACAAAGCAGGGGATGCTGTTTTCGTATGCGACGGCCCGTTCGATCGTAACAGCAAAGAAGGTCACAGCGGGACTGGAGGCGAAGATCCCGTTGATTGTCTATAATGGCGCCTTTATTATTGACAATCAGACAGGTGAGCTGCTGGCCGCCAATTATTTTGAAGACAGCGTAAAAGCTCTGATCAAGGATCTGATGGGCCATGACGTATATCCTATTGTGTATGCAATGCTTGAAGGGGCGGAGCGCTTTTCTTACTGGGAGGAGAAGTGCTCCCGGGGGATGCTGGATTTTATTGCCACCAGAAATGACAGCCGCAAGCGGCCGGTAAGAAGCGAAGAGGAGCTCGGGGCGGGACGCTGCTTCTATATCAGCTGCATTGAATCAGAGGCAAAGCTAAAGCCTTTGTATGAAAAGTATCAGGAGCAGTATCACTGCGTCTATCATAAGGATATCTATTCAGGAGAGCAGTGGCTGGAGATCATGCCTAAACAGACAACCAAGGCGCATGCCATCTGTCAGTTAAAACGGCTGTTAAACTGCAGCCGCGTAGTTGCCTTCGGGGACGGAATCAATGACAGAGAGATGTTTCAAATCGCGGATGAGAGCTATGCGGTGGCCAATGCAGCAGAAGCCTTAAAGCAGCTCGCCACTGGGGTGATCGGAAGCAATGAGGACGATGGCGTCGCCCATTGGCTGGAGGAAAATGCATAA
- the pyrB gene encoding aspartate carbamoyltransferase, translating to MRHFLNPMDFSVEEWDKLLDLAEAIKNDPQKYAHVCDGKKIATLFYEASTRTRLSFEAAMLNLGGSVLGFHSAESSSVSKGESVSDTIRVISCFADICAMRHPKEGAPMVAAAKSSIPVINAGDGGHQHPSQTLTDLFTIRSLMGRLENLTIGLCGDLKFGRTVHSLINALTRYAGIRFVLISPEALRVPSYIRDEVLEQKNIPYKEVENLDSVMPELDILYMTRIQKERFFNEEEYIRLKDSYILDAAKMKLAKKDMLVLHPLPRVNEIAVEVDDDPRAAYFKQVQYGMYARMALIMTLLGLEE from the coding sequence TTGCGGCATTTTTTAAATCCAATGGACTTTTCGGTAGAAGAATGGGACAAGCTGCTCGATCTGGCGGAAGCGATTAAAAATGATCCTCAAAAATACGCCCATGTATGCGATGGGAAGAAGATTGCGACGTTGTTTTACGAGGCAAGCACGCGGACGCGGCTGAGCTTTGAAGCTGCCATGCTGAATCTGGGCGGTTCAGTGCTGGGCTTTCATTCGGCAGAATCCAGCTCTGTTTCCAAGGGCGAGAGCGTTAGCGATACGATTCGTGTTATATCCTGCTTTGCCGATATCTGCGCGATGCGCCATCCAAAAGAGGGTGCGCCCATGGTGGCGGCGGCCAAATCCAGTATCCCGGTGATCAACGCAGGGGACGGAGGCCATCAGCATCCGTCGCAGACGCTGACGGACTTATTTACGATCCGTTCATTGATGGGCCGGCTTGAAAACCTGACGATTGGGCTTTGCGGCGATCTGAAATTCGGCCGGACAGTGCATTCACTCATCAACGCGCTTACCCGCTATGCGGGCATTCGCTTTGTGCTCATCTCACCAGAGGCGCTGCGTGTGCCGAGCTACATCCGCGACGAGGTGCTGGAGCAGAAGAACATACCTTATAAAGAAGTAGAAAATCTGGATTCGGTGATGCCGGAGCTGGATATCCTATATATGACGCGTATTCAGAAGGAGCGGTTCTTTAACGAGGAGGAATACATCCGCCTGAAAGACAGCTACATCTTGGATGCGGCGAAGATGAAGCTGGCCAAGAAGGACATGCTGGTGCTGCATCCGCTGCCGCGCGTGAATGAGATCGCCGTGGAGGTGGATGATGATCCGCGGGCGGCCTATTTTAAGCAGGTACAGTATGGCATGTACGCGCGCATGGCGCTGATCATGACGCTGCTGGGATTGGAGGAATAG
- a CDS encoding aspartate carbamoyltransferase regulatory subunit, which produces MLNVGKIERGIVLDHIKAGCGMSIYRDLGLDKLDCCVAIIQNARSGKIGRKDIIKIEDAMSNIDLNALGYIDPDITINVVENGEIVEKRRIQLPKRITGVIKCHNPRCITSIEQELPHVFELSDEERKIYRCIYCEEAYKR; this is translated from the coding sequence ATGTTAAACGTAGGAAAAATTGAGCGGGGCATTGTGCTGGATCATATCAAGGCCGGCTGCGGCATGTCGATTTACCGGGATTTAGGACTGGACAAGCTCGATTGCTGCGTGGCCATCATTCAGAATGCGCGCAGCGGCAAGATCGGCCGCAAGGATATCATCAAAATCGAGGATGCCATGTCCAACATCGACCTCAATGCGCTGGGCTATATCGATCCGGATATCACGATCAATGTAGTCGAAAACGGAGAGATCGTGGAAAAACGGCGCATTCAGCTGCCCAAGAGGATCACCGGCGTCATCAAATGCCACAATCCGCGCTGCATCACCTCCATCGAGCAGGAGCTGCCCCATGTGTTCGAGCTCAGCGACGAGGAGCGCAAGATCTATCGCTGCATCTACTGCGAGGAAGCCTATAAAAGATAA
- a CDS encoding S9 family peptidase has translation MKQKIEIDSFLKFQFVSNPTFSPDGKKAAFVVQQANLKDNNYPGDIHLLDIETKTTSQLTSGGDAKGYVWTPEGTLLFAAKRTKEDKEAKDDTIFYEISPEGGEAKKAFSLPIQAGRIEPVDSDLYVVSATQNNGQPLKDRAYEIIEESPFWFNGRGFTAGLRGRLYLYRRSTGELTAITEPFFDAGGFELKGHQILYRGAEWKSGMKYEFAGVYLYDIDAKTTRCLVEPNQKPGYTMDFWTEGKFMLATNEGECNPGMDYSEFYVYDMETGEGSKLAPYEHSIGSGSVGSDARLGGGRGKKRLGDQWYFITTVDDSAYLRTISMDGQISGNLTPDGSVDSFDVNEEHLLTCGMYGNKLAELYLDGEQVTHFNDWFENEYEVITPEYHSYTGSDGVEIHGWALKPFGYEVGKKYPCILHVHGGPRTVFGSVYHHEMQMWANAGFFVIFCNPRGSDGRGNEFGDICGKYGTVDYTNLMEFTDEMLKQYPDIDQSKVGVTGGSYGGFMTNWIIGHTDRFAAACSQRSIANWTVFEHTSDIGYSFTKNHQGAHTRDDMEKLWWHSPLKYANQCKTPTLFIHSDRDYRCWMAEGISMFTALKMHGCESRLVLFHDETHELSRSGKPQNRIRRMEEILGWMQKYLMA, from the coding sequence ATGAAACAGAAGATTGAAATCGATTCGTTTTTGAAGTTTCAATTTGTGAGCAATCCGACTTTTTCACCCGATGGAAAAAAGGCGGCATTTGTGGTGCAGCAGGCGAATTTAAAGGATAATAATTATCCGGGTGATATTCATTTGCTGGACATAGAGACAAAGACGACATCGCAGCTGACGAGCGGCGGCGATGCAAAAGGATATGTGTGGACGCCGGAGGGAACGCTTTTGTTTGCGGCAAAGCGCACGAAAGAGGACAAAGAGGCGAAGGATGACACGATTTTCTATGAGATCAGCCCCGAGGGCGGCGAGGCGAAGAAGGCCTTCAGTCTGCCGATTCAGGCGGGACGGATCGAGCCGGTGGACAGCGATCTGTATGTGGTTTCGGCGACGCAGAATAATGGCCAGCCGCTCAAGGATCGTGCCTATGAGATCATCGAGGAGTCTCCGTTCTGGTTTAACGGACGCGGCTTCACGGCAGGGCTGCGCGGACGGCTGTATCTGTACCGCCGCTCTACGGGCGAGCTGACGGCGATCACGGAGCCGTTTTTTGATGCGGGCGGCTTTGAGCTGAAGGGACATCAGATTTTATACCGCGGCGCAGAGTGGAAGAGCGGCATGAAATATGAGTTTGCCGGCGTGTATCTGTATGATATCGATGCCAAGACCACGCGCTGTCTGGTGGAGCCCAATCAAAAGCCGGGTTATACGATGGATTTCTGGACCGAAGGCAAGTTTATGCTGGCAACCAATGAGGGAGAGTGCAACCCCGGCATGGACTACAGTGAGTTCTATGTATATGATATGGAGACGGGCGAGGGCAGCAAGCTGGCTCCGTATGAACATAGCATTGGCAGCGGCTCTGTGGGCAGCGACGCCAGACTGGGCGGCGGACGCGGCAAGAAGCGTCTGGGCGATCAGTGGTATTTCATTACGACGGTGGATGACAGCGCATACCTGCGCACGATTTCGATGGATGGGCAGATCTCTGGCAATCTGACGCCGGATGGCTCGGTGGACAGCTTTGATGTCAATGAGGAGCATCTGCTGACCTGCGGCATGTACGGTAATAAGCTGGCAGAGCTGTATCTGGACGGCGAGCAGGTGACGCATTTTAATGACTGGTTTGAAAATGAATATGAAGTGATTACGCCTGAATATCACAGCTATACGGGCAGCGACGGCGTGGAGATCCACGGCTGGGCGCTGAAGCCCTTTGGCTATGAGGTGGGCAAGAAATATCCCTGTATTTTGCATGTGCACGGCGGTCCGCGCACGGTGTTTGGCAGCGTATATCATCATGAAATGCAGATGTGGGCCAATGCCGGCTTCTTCGTTATTTTCTGCAACCCGCGCGGCAGCGATGGACGCGGCAATGAATTTGGCGATATCTGCGGCAAATACGGCACGGTGGATTATACCAATCTGATGGAGTTTACGGATGAGATGCTGAAACAATATCCGGATATCGACCAGAGCAAGGTGGGCGTGACCGGCGGCTCTTACGGCGGCTTCATGACGAACTGGATTATCGGCCATACAGACCGCTTTGCAGCAGCCTGCTCACAGCGCTCGATTGCTAACTGGACGGTATTTGAGCATACCAGCGATATCGGCTATAGCTTTACCAAGAACCATCAAGGCGCGCATACGCGCGATGACATGGAGAAGCTGTGGTGGCATTCTCCGCTTAAATATGCAAATCAGTGCAAGACGCCGACTCTGTTTATTCATTCAGACCGGGATTACCGCTGCTGGATGGCCGAGGGCATTTCGATGTTTACGGCGCTCAAGATGCATGGCTGCGAGTCCAGACTGGTGCTGTTCCATGACGAGACGCATGAGCTGTCCCGTTCCGGCAAACCGCAGAACAGAATCCGCCGCATGGAAGAGATTCTGGGCTGGATGCAGAAATATTTGATGGCCTAA
- a CDS encoding S9 family peptidase: protein MENVVYQDLYQFNFLSDPVIAPDGAHAIFAKQNAVEEKNGYTSEIWVIDLKTKEYHALTSGGDERGAFWLDAETVAFVCHRQKTEGTCWYKINIHGGEAQPYLTVPERAGQIKLIDENTYLYTTVVETGAEEKAENKAELGKDFWVFDEFPFWFNGRKVINKKRSTLMLHKDGETKAITPKYLDMMGMQLSPDKTKVVFGGCEYTDVLQRTSGMYLYDIATGETTTLIPQGTLAVGSFYFMGDDEIFYTGLEDEKRGDNPDYYIYNLKTQTSKKLPFPDASPHGGVGSDANMGGGNGMKYENGYLYFTQTVWGNVHLVRMDHEGTIEKVCVTPGSINAFDMANGYILFTAMRGNDLVEIYELADGKETRLTALNQPYMQSHNVITPEYFTFENRAGVTLEGYVLKPLGFEKGKKYPGILEMHGGPKVAFGSVFHHEMQCYANQGYFVFYTNPRGSDGRGDAFAKINGMLGTIDYDDFMDFTDEMIRRYPELDAEHIGICGGSYGGYMCNWMIGHTDRYAAAASQRSISNYFTKLMCTDIGITYDMPQAGGDPWNDFDQVWEISPLKYAPNAKTPTLFIQSDEDYRCWMSGAVQMFNALQQNGVPSRIALFHGETHELSRSGKPKNRISRLTEMGDWFEKYLKG, encoded by the coding sequence ATGGAAAACGTTGTATATCAGGACCTATATCAATTTAACTTTCTCTCCGATCCGGTGATTGCGCCGGACGGAGCTCACGCGATCTTTGCTAAGCAAAACGCGGTAGAAGAGAAAAACGGATACACCTCCGAGATCTGGGTGATCGATCTCAAAACCAAGGAGTATCATGCGCTGACCAGCGGCGGCGACGAGCGCGGCGCATTCTGGCTGGACGCCGAGACGGTAGCCTTTGTCTGCCACCGGCAGAAAACAGAGGGTACCTGCTGGTACAAAATCAATATTCACGGCGGCGAGGCGCAGCCCTATCTGACCGTACCGGAGCGCGCGGGACAGATCAAGCTCATCGATGAAAACACCTATCTGTACACGACGGTGGTCGAGACGGGCGCCGAAGAAAAGGCTGAGAATAAGGCAGAGCTCGGCAAGGATTTCTGGGTGTTTGACGAATTCCCCTTCTGGTTCAACGGCCGCAAGGTCATCAACAAAAAGCGCAGCACGCTGATGCTGCACAAGGACGGTGAGACCAAGGCCATCACGCCGAAGTATCTCGACATGATGGGCATGCAGCTTTCTCCGGATAAGACAAAGGTCGTGTTCGGCGGCTGCGAATACACCGACGTGCTGCAGCGCACGAGCGGCATGTATCTGTACGATATCGCCACGGGCGAAACAACGACGCTGATTCCGCAAGGCACACTTGCCGTTGGCAGCTTCTATTTCATGGGAGATGACGAAATTTTCTATACGGGGCTGGAGGATGAAAAGCGCGGCGACAACCCGGATTACTATATCTACAATTTGAAGACGCAGACCAGCAAAAAGCTGCCCTTCCCCGATGCTTCGCCCCATGGCGGCGTTGGCTCCGATGCTAATATGGGCGGCGGCAATGGCATGAAATATGAAAATGGCTATCTGTATTTTACGCAGACGGTTTGGGGCAATGTGCATCTGGTGCGCATGGATCACGAGGGAACGATAGAAAAGGTTTGTGTGACGCCCGGATCCATCAATGCCTTCGACATGGCAAACGGCTACATCCTTTTTACCGCTATGCGGGGCAATGATTTGGTGGAGATCTATGAGCTGGCGGACGGCAAGGAGACGCGCCTGACAGCGCTGAACCAGCCGTATATGCAGAGCCACAATGTGATTACGCCGGAGTATTTTACGTTTGAGAACCGTGCAGGCGTGACGCTGGAGGGTTATGTGCTGAAGCCGCTTGGCTTTGAGAAGGGCAAGAAGTACCCGGGTATTTTGGAGATGCACGGCGGACCGAAGGTGGCGTTTGGCAGTGTGTTCCATCATGAGATGCAGTGCTATGCGAATCAGGGGTATTTTGTGTTTTATACCAATCCGCGCGGCAGCGACGGCCGCGGCGATGCCTTTGCGAAGATTAACGGCATGCTGGGTACGATTGATTATGATGATTTTATGGACTTTACCGATGAGATGATCCGGCGCTATCCGGAGCTGGATGCGGAGCATATCGGCATCTGCGGCGGCTCTTACGGCGGATATATGTGCAACTGGATGATCGGTCATACCGACCGCTATGCGGCCGCAGCTTCGCAGCGCAGTATTTCTAACTACTTTACGAAGCTGATGTGTACGGATATCGGGATTACCTACGATATGCCGCAGGCGGGCGGCGATCCGTGGAATGATTTTGATCAGGTGTGGGAGATTTCGCCGCTTAAGTATGCGCCGAATGCGAAGACGCCGACCCTGTTTATCCAGTCGGATGAGGATTATCGCTGTTGGATGAGCGGTGCGGTGCAGATGTTTAACGCGCTGCAGCAAAACGGCGTGCCGAGCCGGATTGCGCTCTTCCATGGGGAGACGCATGAGCTTTCCAGAAGCGGCAAGCCGAAGAACCGGATCTCTCGTCTGACGGAGATGGGCGACTGGTTTGAAAAGTATTTGAAGGGCTGA
- a CDS encoding Fic family protein, with translation MRAFYFKSEYNKLLTPEVVAYLTQIHEYRGQQNLFIEAKPDALSALLEVAKIQSTEASNRIEGIITTDDRLKQIVRDKTMPTTRSEKEIAGYRDVLATIHESHDYISPNPSVILQFHRDLYKFSGKTIGGSFKNSDNVIAEELPDGRRIVRFQPVPAWETPEALHALCHSFQEALQDSELDPLLLIPIFILDFLCIHPFNDGNGRMSRLLTLLLLYRSGYIVGKYISIEKLISDTKETYYEALQSSSCNWYEATNDYMPFVTYMLGILMAAYRDFESRVKLLTNHALSKPGRVREIIKNHLGKITKSEIMAQCPDISQITVQRALADLLKTGEILKVGGGRYTSYVWNEK, from the coding sequence ATGAGAGCCTTTTACTTCAAATCAGAATATAACAAACTTCTGACACCCGAGGTCGTGGCCTATCTGACTCAGATTCACGAATACAGAGGTCAGCAGAATCTTTTCATCGAAGCCAAGCCAGATGCGCTTTCCGCTCTCCTAGAGGTAGCAAAGATTCAAAGCACCGAAGCATCGAATCGCATTGAAGGAATCATCACTACCGATGATCGACTGAAGCAAATAGTCCGGGACAAGACCATGCCCACAACCCGCAGTGAAAAAGAAATTGCTGGTTATCGTGATGTCCTTGCGACGATCCATGAAAGCCATGACTATATCTCACCAAACCCATCTGTTATTCTACAGTTCCACCGTGACCTGTATAAGTTCAGCGGCAAAACAATCGGCGGTAGCTTCAAAAATTCGGATAATGTGATCGCAGAAGAACTGCCGGATGGGCGACGAATCGTGCGTTTCCAGCCTGTTCCCGCATGGGAAACACCGGAAGCACTCCATGCACTGTGCCATTCTTTTCAAGAAGCACTACAAGATTCTGAACTAGATCCGCTGCTGCTCATCCCTATTTTCATTTTAGATTTTCTCTGCATCCATCCATTCAACGATGGTAATGGCCGCATGAGCCGCCTATTGACGCTCTTGCTTCTGTACCGCTCTGGCTATATTGTCGGCAAGTATATCAGCATTGAGAAACTAATCTCCGACACCAAAGAAACCTATTATGAAGCATTGCAATCCAGCTCCTGCAACTGGTATGAAGCTACCAACGACTACATGCCGTTTGTTACCTATATGCTAGGCATTCTTATGGCCGCTTACCGCGATTTTGAAAGCAGAGTCAAACTGCTGACCAACCATGCCCTTTCCAAGCCCGGCCGGGTGCGAGAGATCATTAAAAACCATCTTGGCAAGATCACAAAAAGTGAGATCATGGCGCAGTGCCCGGACATCAGTCAGATCACCGTCCAGCGTGCGTTAGCAGATCTGCTGAAAACAGGTGAGATCCTAAAAGTCGGCGGCGGACGGTACACGTCCTACGTTTGGAATGAGAAATAA
- a CDS encoding uracil-xanthine permease produces the protein MNNPNAPIRDARTLGIPKMLLLGIQHMFAMFGATILVPILVNSYFSGELTQALTVQVTLFCAGFGTLFFHVCAKMKVPAFLGSSFAFLGGFSTIAALDSGIYAGMAMNEKILYACGGIVVAGALYLIMALIIKLVGVKRVMRFLPPVVTGPIIICIGLSLAGSAITNASSNWILALIALGTIIIFNIWGKGMFRIIPILMGVVIAYAAAVIMHLCGLTNPDGSAILNFAPIAEASWVGLPPFEICKFDITAILVMAPIALATMMEHIGDMSAISATVGENYIADPGLHRTLIGDGIATSLAGLVGGPANTTYGENTGVLELSRVHDPRVIRIAAIFAILLSFIPKVSSVISTMPAAIIGGVSFMLYGMISAIGVRNVVENKVDLTKSRNLIIAAVIFVCGLGFGGGLTFTVGSVSITLTGLAVAAIAGIVLNIILPGNDYEFGVNAEGDKNRGVSINPGKKEEK, from the coding sequence ATGAACAATCCTAATGCGCCCATTCGCGACGCGCGAACGCTGGGCATTCCGAAAATGCTGCTGCTGGGGATCCAGCATATGTTTGCTATGTTTGGCGCTACGATTCTGGTGCCGATTCTGGTGAACAGCTATTTTAGCGGGGAGCTTACGCAGGCGCTTACCGTACAGGTGACACTGTTCTGTGCCGGCTTTGGAACGCTGTTTTTCCATGTGTGCGCTAAAATGAAGGTGCCGGCCTTTTTAGGCTCATCCTTCGCCTTCCTTGGTGGCTTCTCCACCATTGCAGCGCTTGACAGCGGCATTTATGCCGGCATGGCGATGAACGAGAAGATCCTTTACGCCTGCGGCGGTATTGTGGTAGCCGGCGCGCTGTACTTGATCATGGCGCTGATTATCAAGCTGGTAGGAGTGAAGCGGGTGATGCGCTTCCTGCCGCCGGTGGTGACGGGGCCGATCATTATCTGCATCGGACTGAGCCTGGCAGGCTCTGCGATTACCAATGCATCCAGCAACTGGATTCTGGCGCTGATTGCATTAGGAACGATCATCATTTTCAATATCTGGGGCAAAGGAATGTTCCGCATCATTCCCATTTTGATGGGTGTGGTGATCGCCTATGCGGCGGCTGTGATCATGCATCTGTGCGGGCTGACGAATCCGGATGGTTCTGCGATCCTGAATTTTGCGCCGATTGCCGAAGCCAGCTGGGTAGGTCTGCCGCCCTTTGAGATCTGCAAGTTTGATATCACGGCGATTCTGGTGATGGCGCCGATCGCGCTGGCGACCATGATGGAGCACATCGGCGATATGTCGGCAATTTCGGCAACGGTGGGTGAAAACTATATTGCGGATCCCGGCCTGCACCGTACGCTGATCGGCGATGGCATTGCCACTTCGCTGGCCGGCCTGGTGGGCGGCCCGGCGAATACCACCTATGGCGAGAACACGGGCGTGCTGGAGCTTTCCAGAGTGCATGATCCGCGTGTGATCCGGATTGCGGCCATCTTTGCTATCCTGCTGAGCTTCATTCCCAAGGTTTCTTCTGTGATCAGCACGATGCCGGCTGCCATTATCGGCGGCGTTAGCTTTATGCTGTACGGGATGATTTCCGCCATCGGCGTGCGTAATGTAGTAGAAAACAAGGTGGATCTGACCAAATCGCGCAACCTGATCATTGCGGCTGTGATCTTTGTATGTGGCCTGGGCTTTGGCGGCGGACTGACCTTTACGGTCGGCAGCGTATCGATTACGCTGACAGGGCTTGCCGTAGCGGCCATCGCAGGTATTGTGCTCAACATCATCCTGCCCGGCAATGATTATGAGTTCGGTGTGAATGCCGAGGGCGATAAGAACCGCGGTGTAAGCATCAATCCCGGGAAAAAGGAAGAGAAATAA
- a CDS encoding P1 family peptidase, with protein MGIEKWNIPCGVMPHGPRNLISDVPGVTVGHTTIHEGDHHTGVTVIMPCTDNIFKHKRVGAAYVHNGYGKTLGTIQIQELGTLETPIALTNTLNVGLVHDALVDYTLTRCEEDGTDCVSVNAVVGECNDSSLNRIAQRAVTAAHVKAAIKNARPDFEEGSIGAGTGTLCYGFKGGIGSASRIMKIGGQSFTLGILVQSNYGSTADFVVNGRPVGREVLELMKTKDFTPAQVDKGSIMVVLATDLPVTFRQLQRIARRAGAGLARTGSFIGHGSGEIMLAFSTAQAYDEDEAFESRRQVKEELLDVAFRAAAEATNEAVLSSMLHAQTAKGLDGRVWYSLADFELFEEKEV; from the coding sequence ATGGGAATTGAAAAATGGAATATCCCATGCGGCGTGATGCCGCATGGACCAAGGAACTTAATCAGCGACGTGCCGGGCGTTACAGTGGGACACACCACCATCCACGAGGGCGACCACCATACCGGTGTGACCGTCATCATGCCCTGCACCGATAATATTTTCAAACATAAGCGCGTAGGCGCGGCCTATGTCCACAATGGCTACGGCAAGACGCTGGGCACGATCCAGATACAGGAGCTCGGTACGCTGGAAACGCCGATCGCGCTCACCAATACGCTCAACGTAGGGCTGGTGCACGACGCACTGGTCGATTATACGCTCACACGCTGTGAAGAGGACGGAACCGACTGTGTATCCGTCAACGCCGTAGTCGGCGAATGCAACGACAGCTCACTCAACCGGATTGCTCAGCGCGCCGTCACAGCTGCCCATGTAAAAGCCGCCATCAAAAACGCCCGCCCCGACTTCGAGGAAGGCAGCATCGGCGCCGGCACCGGCACACTCTGCTATGGATTTAAAGGCGGCATCGGCTCCGCCTCGCGCATCATGAAAATCGGCGGCCAAAGCTTCACACTGGGCATTCTCGTACAGTCCAACTACGGCAGCACCGCCGACTTTGTAGTAAACGGCCGCCCTGTAGGGCGGGAAGTGCTGGAGCTCATGAAAACGAAAGACTTCACCCCGGCGCAGGTAGACAAGGGCTCGATTATGGTCGTGCTGGCAACCGACCTTCCGGTAACGTTCAGGCAGCTGCAGCGGATTGCCCGCAGAGCGGGAGCAGGACTGGCTCGTACTGGATCCTTTATTGGCCATGGCAGCGGGGAGATCATGCTCGCCTTTAGCACGGCGCAGGCGTATGACGAGGACGAGGCGTTCGAGAGCCGCCGGCAGGTGAAGGAGGAGCTGCTGGACGTAGCGTTCCGGGCGGCGGCTGAGGCGACCAATGAGGCGGTGCTTTCTTCGATGCTGCATGCGCAGACGGCAAAGGGGCTGGATGGGCGCGTATGGTATTCGCTGGCGGATTTTGAGCTGTTTGAGGAAAAGGAGGTATAG
- a CDS encoding methylated-DNA--[protein]-cysteine S-methyltransferase: MEYLWQYESPVGWIHLASDGEALIGLWIEGQKYFSETLGEAVQGVCLPVFEKTAAWLDAYFAGKQPAILGPQAPKLAPHGSEFRQMVWQILCEIPYGGLTTYGAIARRIAEKTGKSTMSAQAVGGAVGHNPISIIIPCHRVVGSGGSLTGYAGGLDKKIQLLTLEGADMAGLYRPKKGTAL, from the coding sequence GTGGAATATCTTTGGCAATATGAATCGCCGGTGGGATGGATCCACCTGGCTTCAGATGGCGAGGCGCTGATCGGGCTCTGGATTGAGGGACAGAAATATTTCAGTGAAACGCTGGGCGAAGCGGTGCAGGGCGTATGCCTGCCTGTTTTTGAAAAAACGGCCGCCTGGCTGGACGCTTATTTTGCAGGGAAGCAGCCGGCGATTCTGGGGCCGCAGGCTCCGAAGCTGGCGCCGCACGGCAGCGAGTTCCGGCAGATGGTGTGGCAGATTCTCTGCGAGATTCCGTACGGCGGCCTGACGACGTATGGAGCGATTGCACGCCGGATCGCTGAAAAAACAGGAAAAAGTACGATGTCGGCGCAGGCTGTTGGAGGCGCTGTGGGGCATAATCCCATTTCAATCATCATTCCATGTCACCGAGTGGTAGGCAGCGGCGGCAGCCTGACGGGCTATGCCGGAGGACTGGACAAAAAAATCCAGCTGCTCACGCTGGAGGGCGCCGACATGGCGGGGCTGTACCGCCCGAAGAAAGGAACGGCATTATAA